Proteins found in one Serratia plymuthica genomic segment:
- a CDS encoding acyl carrier protein, with product MNELDEALSGYLVTQAAKVLKCSPDDIEWESDIDEYGFESMEVNQYCVDLNKFFSIKLTPVVFLEVNSLQGLSEYLKKHHFNRLEMTFL from the coding sequence ATGAATGAATTAGACGAAGCCCTGTCGGGCTACCTTGTTACGCAGGCTGCGAAAGTATTGAAGTGCAGCCCGGACGATATCGAGTGGGAAAGCGATATTGATGAATATGGGTTTGAGTCAATGGAGGTCAACCAATATTGCGTCGATCTGAATAAATTTTTCTCTATCAAATTGACGCCGGTTGTATTCCTGGAAGTCAATTCGTTGCAAGGGCTGAGTGAGTATCTGAAAAAACATCACTTCAATCGTCTTGAAATGACCTTTTTATGA
- a CDS encoding cupin-like domain-containing protein, with the protein MEKYDIQSETQRKAFDLMPHFFLDQEEQANFHFMMHMRLLLNAPEFMATFERDLFEKKLADLQAKCPDLANIDCADTFIKMKSYDFSNMDRHTFQHMINDASNPPIIAKGFLNDTKAVQQWTHEYLIEHYKDTEIIAVGYDEKETSLKKLKLEKILRSQLDKDSKVSYYINNSAEIFNDYPDLIDEVGAEKILDLFYGHSANSFSQLFVGNLRTWGTNWHQGNDISCALMISGVKRWYFVDPRLGYILRPFFDGANGMSAKMDARLDMNFHKIHSPLYAYAPKFYVDLEPGDVIFFTKYWPHAVINTTPLQIMANMRMTEVNLDTMTKGKDVPTLMPVYDNILNSDPSFIKFKFDIFNNLGKKSKTIGDENYFSAYTSTGDVLTNGDKQ; encoded by the coding sequence ATGGAAAAGTATGACATTCAAAGTGAAACGCAACGCAAAGCCTTCGACCTGATGCCACACTTCTTTCTCGATCAGGAGGAGCAGGCGAATTTCCACTTTATGATGCATATGCGGTTGCTGTTGAACGCGCCTGAGTTTATGGCCACCTTCGAACGCGACCTGTTTGAGAAGAAATTGGCCGACCTCCAGGCGAAATGCCCGGATCTGGCCAACATAGATTGCGCCGATACCTTCATAAAAATGAAGTCTTACGATTTCTCAAATATGGATCGGCATACATTCCAGCACATGATCAATGATGCAAGCAATCCGCCGATTATTGCCAAGGGTTTTCTCAACGACACGAAAGCCGTTCAACAATGGACCCATGAATACCTGATTGAGCATTACAAAGACACTGAAATTATCGCGGTGGGTTATGATGAAAAAGAAACCAGCCTGAAAAAACTGAAGCTGGAAAAAATACTGCGCTCTCAATTGGACAAAGATTCAAAGGTCAGCTACTACATCAACAACTCTGCGGAAATATTTAACGACTATCCGGATTTAATTGACGAAGTGGGTGCTGAAAAAATACTTGATCTGTTTTATGGTCATTCGGCGAATAGTTTCAGTCAGTTATTTGTCGGCAATCTTCGCACCTGGGGAACCAACTGGCATCAGGGAAATGATATTTCCTGCGCACTGATGATCAGCGGGGTAAAACGGTGGTATTTCGTCGATCCGCGGCTAGGGTATATCTTGCGTCCCTTCTTTGACGGCGCCAACGGCATGTCAGCCAAGATGGATGCTCGTCTGGATATGAACTTCCATAAAATCCATAGTCCACTTTATGCGTACGCGCCCAAATTCTATGTCGATCTGGAACCCGGCGACGTCATCTTCTTCACGAAATACTGGCCGCATGCGGTTATCAACACCACACCGCTGCAGATCATGGCCAATATGCGAATGACGGAAGTGAATCTGGATACCATGACCAAGGGCAAAGATGTCCCGACGCTGATGCCGGTGTACGACAACATTCTGAACTCAGATCCCTCCTTCATCAAATTCAAGTTCGATATCTTTAATAATCTGGGGAAAAAATCCAAAACTATCGGC